Proteins encoded in a region of the Leopardus geoffroyi isolate Oge1 chromosome E2, O.geoffroyi_Oge1_pat1.0, whole genome shotgun sequence genome:
- the SLC7A10 gene encoding asc-type amino acid transporter 1 isoform X1: protein MRPPVGAVRAAKAASARTDGRTDGLAAGRTHWAARGAGTRRDSDMAGHTQQPSGRGNPGPAPSPSPGPGPGPGASERVALKKEIGLVSACTIIIGNIIGSGIFISPKGVLEHSGSVGLALFVWVLGGGVTALGSLCYAELGVAIPKSGGDYAYVTEIFGGLAGFLLLWSAVLIMYPTSLAVISMTFSNYVLQPVFPNCIPPAAASRALSMACLMLLTWVNSSSVRWATRIQDIFTGGKLLALSLIIGVGFVQIFQGHFEELTPSNAFDFWMTPSVGHLALAFLQGSFAFSGWNFLNYVTEELVDPRKNLPRAIVISIPLVTFVYTFTNVAYFTAMSPQELLASNAVAVTFGEKLLGYFSWVMPVSVALSTFGGINGYLFTSSRLCFSGAREGHLPSLLAMIHVRHCTPIPALLVCCGATAVIMLVGDTYTLINYVSFINYLCYGVTILGLLVLRWRRPALHRPIKVNLLVPIAYLVFWAFLLVFSFISEPMVCGVGVIIILTGVPVFFLGVFWRSKPKCVHRLTESMTRWGQELCFVVYPQGAPEEEENGPCQPSPLPTRDKPLKTQ from the exons ATGCGCCCGCCTGTGGGCGCTGTCCGGGCTGCGAAGGCCGCGAGCGCACGGACAGACGGACGGACCGACGGACTGGCGGCGGGTCGGACACACTGGGCAGCGCGGGGAGCGGGGACGCGGCGGGACAGCGACATGGCCGGCCACACGCAGCAGCCGAGCGGGCGCGGGAACCCCGGCCCTGCACCCTCGCCCTCCCCCGGCCCGGGCCCGGGCCCCGGCGCCTCGGAGCGGGTGGCGCTCAAGAAGGAGATCGGGCTGGTGAGCGCCTGCACCATCATCATCG GGAACATCATCGGCTCGGGCATTTTCATCTCCCCCAAGGGGGTCCTGGAGCACTCGGGCTCTGTGGGTCTGGCCCTCTTCGTCTGGGTCCTGGGTGGAGGCGTCACTGCCCTGGGTTCCCTCTGTTACGCGGAGCTGGGAGTCGCCATCCCCAAGTCTGGCGGGGACTATGCCTATGTCACCGAGATCTTCGGGGGCCTGGCTGG CTTCCTGCTGCTCTGGAGTGCGGTCCTCATCATGTACCCAACCAGCCTGGCTGTCATCTCCATGACCTTCTCTAACTACGTGCTGCAGCCCGTGTTCCCCAACTGCATCCCCCCAGCTGCTGCCTCCCGCGCACTCTCTATGGCCTGCCTGA TGCTCCTGACATGGGTGAACAGCTCCAGCGTGCGCTGGGCCACACGCATCCAGGACATCTTCACCGGTGGGAAGCTGCTGGCCCTGTCCCTCATCATTGGCGTGGGCTTCGTCCAGATCTTCCAAG GACACTTTGAGGAGCTGACACCCAGCAATGCCTTTGACTTCTGGATGACACCCTCCGTGGGTCACCTGGCCCTGGCCTTCCTCCAGGGCTCCTTTGCCTTCAGTGGCTGGAACTTCCTCAACTACGTCACTGAGGAGCTGGTTGACCCTCGAAA GAACCTACCTCGTGCCATTGTCATCTCCATCCCGCTGGTGACCTTTGTGTACACCTTCACCAATGTTGCCTACTTCACCGCCATGTCCCCCCAGGAGCTGCTGGCCTCGAACGCAGTGGCCGTG ACCTTCGGGGAGAAGCTGCTGGGCTACTTTTCTTGGGTCATGCCCGTCTCTGTGGCACTTTCTACTTTTGGAGGGATCAATGGCTACCTGTTCACCTCCTCCAG ACTGTGCTTCTCTGGGGCCCGAGAGGGGCACCTGCCCAGCCTGCTGGCCATGATCCATGTCAGACACTGCACACCCATCCCTGCCCTCCTTGTCTGT TGCGGGGCCACAGCGGTCATCATGCTTGTGGGAGACACGTACACGCTCATCAACTACGTGTCCTTCATCAACTACCTCTGCTACGGTGTCACCATCCTGGGCCTTCTCGTTTTGCGCTGGAGGCGGCCAGCGCTCCACAGGCCCATCAAG GTGAACCTCCTGGTCCCCATCGCATACTTGGTTTTCTGGGCATTCCTGCTGGTCTTCAGCTTCATCTCGGAGCCCATGGTGTGTGGAGTCGGCGTCATCATCATCCTCACGGGGGTGCCTGTTTTCTTCCTGGGAGTGTTCTGGAGAAGCAAACCAAAGTGTGTGCACAGACTCACAG AATCCATGACACGCTGGGGCCAGGAGCTGTGCTTTGTGGTCTACCCCCAGGGAGCCcctgaggaagaggaaaatggcccgtgccagccctccccactgcccaccaGGGACAAGCCCTTGAAAACGCAATGA
- the SLC7A10 gene encoding asc-type amino acid transporter 1 isoform X2, producing MRPPVGAVRAAKAASARTDGRTDGLAAGRTHWAARGAGTRRDSDMAGHTQQPSGRGNPGPAPSPSPGPGPGPGASERVALKKEIGLVSACTIIIGNIIGSGIFISPKGVLEHSGSVGLALFVWVLGGGVTALGSLCYAELGVAIPKSGGDYAYVTEIFGGLAGFLLLWSAVLIMYPTSLAVISMTFSNYVLQPVFPNCIPPAAASRALSMACLMLLTWVNSSSVRWATRIQDIFTGGKLLALSLIIGVGFVQIFQGHFEELTPSNAFDFWMTPSVGHLALAFLQGSFAFSGWNFLNYVTEELVDPRKNLPRAIVISIPLVTFVYTFTNVAYFTAMSPQELLASNAVAVTFGEKLLGYFSWVMPVSVALSTFGGINGYLFTSSRLCFSGAREGHLPSLLAMIHVRHCTPIPALLVCLHLGAHGVWSRRHHHPHGGACFLPGSVLEKQTKVCAQTHRIHDTLGPGAVLCGLPPGSP from the exons ATGCGCCCGCCTGTGGGCGCTGTCCGGGCTGCGAAGGCCGCGAGCGCACGGACAGACGGACGGACCGACGGACTGGCGGCGGGTCGGACACACTGGGCAGCGCGGGGAGCGGGGACGCGGCGGGACAGCGACATGGCCGGCCACACGCAGCAGCCGAGCGGGCGCGGGAACCCCGGCCCTGCACCCTCGCCCTCCCCCGGCCCGGGCCCGGGCCCCGGCGCCTCGGAGCGGGTGGCGCTCAAGAAGGAGATCGGGCTGGTGAGCGCCTGCACCATCATCATCG GGAACATCATCGGCTCGGGCATTTTCATCTCCCCCAAGGGGGTCCTGGAGCACTCGGGCTCTGTGGGTCTGGCCCTCTTCGTCTGGGTCCTGGGTGGAGGCGTCACTGCCCTGGGTTCCCTCTGTTACGCGGAGCTGGGAGTCGCCATCCCCAAGTCTGGCGGGGACTATGCCTATGTCACCGAGATCTTCGGGGGCCTGGCTGG CTTCCTGCTGCTCTGGAGTGCGGTCCTCATCATGTACCCAACCAGCCTGGCTGTCATCTCCATGACCTTCTCTAACTACGTGCTGCAGCCCGTGTTCCCCAACTGCATCCCCCCAGCTGCTGCCTCCCGCGCACTCTCTATGGCCTGCCTGA TGCTCCTGACATGGGTGAACAGCTCCAGCGTGCGCTGGGCCACACGCATCCAGGACATCTTCACCGGTGGGAAGCTGCTGGCCCTGTCCCTCATCATTGGCGTGGGCTTCGTCCAGATCTTCCAAG GACACTTTGAGGAGCTGACACCCAGCAATGCCTTTGACTTCTGGATGACACCCTCCGTGGGTCACCTGGCCCTGGCCTTCCTCCAGGGCTCCTTTGCCTTCAGTGGCTGGAACTTCCTCAACTACGTCACTGAGGAGCTGGTTGACCCTCGAAA GAACCTACCTCGTGCCATTGTCATCTCCATCCCGCTGGTGACCTTTGTGTACACCTTCACCAATGTTGCCTACTTCACCGCCATGTCCCCCCAGGAGCTGCTGGCCTCGAACGCAGTGGCCGTG ACCTTCGGGGAGAAGCTGCTGGGCTACTTTTCTTGGGTCATGCCCGTCTCTGTGGCACTTTCTACTTTTGGAGGGATCAATGGCTACCTGTTCACCTCCTCCAG ACTGTGCTTCTCTGGGGCCCGAGAGGGGCACCTGCCCAGCCTGCTGGCCATGATCCATGTCAGACACTGCACACCCATCCCTGCCCTCCTTGTCTGT CTTCATCTCGGAGCCCATGGTGTGTGGAGTCGGCGTCATCATCATCCTCACGGGGGTGCCTGTTTTCTTCCTGGGAGTGTTCTGGAGAAGCAAACCAAAGTGTGTGCACAGACTCACAG AATCCATGACACGCTGGGGCCAGGAGCTGTGCTTTGTGGTCTACCCCCAGGGAGCCcctga
- the LRP3 gene encoding low-density lipoprotein receptor-related protein 3 isoform X1, producing the protein MEKRATAGPEGAPGARAQLAVVCLVNIVLTGRLSSAVPALAACSGKLEQHTERRGVIYSPAWPLNYPPGTNCSWYIQGDRGDMITISFRNFDVEESHQCSLDWLMLGPAAPPRQEAFRLCGSAIPPAFISARDHVWIFFHSDASSSGQAQGFRLSYIRGKLGQASCQADEFRCDNGKCLPGPWQCNTVDECGDGSDEGNCSAPASEPPGSLCPGGTFPCSGARSTRCLPAERRCDGTQDCGDGSDEAGCPDLACGRRLGSFYGSFASPDLFGAARGPSDLHCTWLVDTQDPRRVLLQLELRLGYDDYVQVYEGLGERGDRLLQTLSYRSNHRPVSLEAAQGRLTVAYHARARSAGHGFNATYQVKGYCLPWEQPCGSSSEGAAGDAGEQGCFSEPQRCDGWWHCASGRDEQGCPACPPDQYPCEGGSGLCYAPADRCNNQKSCPDGADEKNCFSCQPGTFHCGTNLCIFETWRCDGQEDCQDGSDEHGCLAAVPRKVITAALIGSLVCGLLLVIALGCAFKLYSLRTQEYRAFETQMTRLEAEFVRREAPPSYGQLIAQGLIPPVEDFPVYSASQASVLQNLRTAMRRQMRRHASRRGPSRRRLGRLWNRLFHRPRAPRGQIPLLTAARTSQTVLGDGLLQPAPGTTPDPPAPLTDTGSPVVAGDGPPSVPGHASEAGSAVPPPSGLRDPECRLGDKDRKACRDSLVDSLAPAEAPREPCSAQDPHPLAPTASSTLGPHPPEPLGVCRSPPPPCSPTLEASDDEALLVC; encoded by the exons ATGGAGAAGCGGGCGACCGCGGGGCCGGAGGGGGCGCCGGGCGCCCGGGCACAGCTCGCCGTCGTCTGCCTGG TGAACATCGTCCTCACTGGGCGGCTCAGCAGCGCAGTCCCTGCCTTAG CTGCCTGCAGCGGAAAGCTGGAACAGCACACGGAACGGCGCGGTGTCATCTacagcccagcctggcccctcAACTACCCGCCGGGCACCAACTGCAGCTGGTACATCCAGGGTGACCGTGGGGATATGATCACCATCAG CTTCCGCAACTTTGACGTGGAGGAGTCCCATCAGTGCTCCCTGGACTGGCTCATGCTGGGCCCAGCAGCCCCGCCCCGCCAGGAGGCCTTCCGGCTCTGTGGCTCTGCCATCCCGCCTGCCTTCATCTCTGCCCGGGACCACGTCTGGATCTTCTTCCACTCTGACGCCTCCAGCTCCGGCCAAGCCCAGGGCTTCCGTCTCTCGTACATCCGAG GGAAGCTGGGCCAGGCGTCCTGCCAGGCAGACGAGTTCCGCTGTGATAACGGCAAGTGCCTGCCCGGGCCGTGGCAATGCAACACTGTGGACGAGTGTGGCGACGGCTCTGACGAGGGCAACTGCTCGGCGCCTGCCTCTGAGCCACCCGGCAGCCTGTGCCCGGGGGGCACCTTCCCCTGCAGCGGGGCGCGCTCCACGCGCTGCCTGCCCGCCGAGCGGCGCTGCGATGGCACCCAGGACTGCGGGGATGGCTCCGACGAGGCCGGCTGCCCCGACCTGGCGTGTGGCCGGCGGCTGGGCAGCTTCTACGGCTCCTTCGCCTCCCCGGACCTGTTTGGCGCAGCCCGTGGGCCCTCGGACCTTCACTGCACGTGGCTGGTGGACACGCAGGACCCGCGGCGCGTGCTGCTGCAGCTGGAGCTGCGGCTGGGCTACGACGACTACGTGCAGGTGTACGAGGGCCTGGGCGAGCGCGGGGACCGCCTGCTGCAGACGCTGTCCTACCGCAGCAACCACCGGCCCGTGAGCCTGGAGGCCGCCCAGGGCCGCCTCACCGTGGCCTACCACGCCCGCGCCCGCAGCGCCGGCCACGGCTTCAACGCCACCTATCAGGTGAAGGGCTACTGCCTCCCGTGGGAGCAGCCGTGTGGGAGCAGCAGCGAGGGGGCCGCGGGGGACGCGGGCGAGCAGGGCTGCTTCTCGGAGCCGCAGCGCTGCGACGGCTGGTGGCACTGTGCCAGCGGCCGCGACGAGCAGGGCTGCCCCGCCTGCCCGCCCGACCAGTACCCCTGCGAGGGCGGCAGCGGCCTGTGCTACGCGCCCGCCGACCGCTGCAACAACCAGAAGAGCTGCCCCGACGGCGCCGACGAGAAGAACTGCTTCTCCTGCCAGCCCGGCACCTTCCACTGCGGCACCAACCTGTGCATCTTCGAGACGTGGCGCTGCGACGGCCAGGAGGACTGCCAGGACGGCAGCGACGAGCACGGCTGTCTGGCGGCGGTGCCGCGGAAGGTCATCACCGCCGCCCTCATCGGCAGCCTGGTGTGCGGCCTGCTGCTAGTCATCGCCCTGGGCTGCGCCTTCAAGCTCTACTCGCTGCGCACGCAGGAGTACAG GGCCTTCGAGACCCAGATGACGCGCCTGGAGGCTGAGTTTGTGCGGCGGGAGGCACCCCCGTCCTATGGGCAGCTCATCGCGCAGGGCCTCATTCCGCCCGTGGAGGACTTTCCCGTCTACAGTGCGTCCCAG GCCTCGGTGCTACAGAACCTTCGCACAGCCATGCGGAGACAGATGCGCAGGCACGCCTCCCGCCGAGGGCCCTCCCGCCGCCGCCTCGGCCGCCTCTGGAACCGGCTCTTTCACCGGCCGCGGGCACCGCGGGGACAGATCCCACTGCTGACCGCTGCGCGCACCTCACAGACGGTGCTGGGGGACGGGCTCCTCCAGCCTGCACCGGGGACCACCCCAGATCCCCCAGCACCCCTCACGGACACAGGCAGCCCTGTAGTGGCTGGGGATGGGCCCCCCAGTGTCCCAGGCCATGCATCAGAGGCGGGATCTGCTGTGCCGCCCCCCTCCGGCCTGCGGGACCCAGAGTGCAGGCTGGGGGACAAGGACAGAAAGGCCTGCAGGGACTCTTTGGTGGACAGCCTGGCCCCTGCCGAAGCGCCTCGGGAGCCCTGCTCGGCCCAGGACCCTCACCCCCTGGCTCCCACTGCCAGTAGCACCCTGGGTCCCCACCCACCAGAGCCATTGGGTGTCTGCAGGAGTCCCCCACCACCCTGCTCCCCAACGTTGGAGGCCAGTGACGATGAGGCCCTGCTGGTCTGCTGA
- the LRP3 gene encoding low-density lipoprotein receptor-related protein 3 isoform X2, translating into MEKRATAGPEGAPGARAQLAVVCLVNIVLTGRLSSAVPALAACSGKLEQHTERRGVIYSPAWPLNYPPGTNCSWYIQGDRGDMITISFRNFDVEESHQCSLDWLMLGPAAPPRQEAFRLCGSAIPPAFISARDHVWIFFHSDASSSGQAQGFRLSYIRGKLGQASCQADEFRCDNGKCLPGPWQCNTVDECGDGSDEGNCSAPASEPPGSLCPGGTFPCSGARSTRCLPAERRCDGTQDCGDGSDEAGCPDLACGRRLGSFYGSFASPDLFGAARGPSDLHCTWLVDTQDPRRVLLQLELRLGYDDYVQVYEGLGERGDRLLQTLSYRSNHRPVSLEAAQGRLTVAYHARARSAGHGFNATYQVKGYCLPWEQPCGSSSEGAAGDAGEQGCFSEPQRCDGWWHCASGRDEQGCPACPPDQYPCEGGSGLCYAPADRCNNQKSCPDGADEKNCFSCQPGTFHCGTNLCIFETWRCDGQEDCQDGSDEHGCLAAVPRKVITAALIGSLVCGLLLVIALGCAFKLYSLRTQEYRAFETQMTRLEAEFVRREAPPSYGQLIAQGLIPPVEDFPVYSASQPPPHPPGLGATEPSHSHAETDAQARLPPRALPPPPRPPLEPALSPAAGTAGTDPTADRCAHLTDGAGGRAPPACTGDHPRSPSTPHGHRQPCSGWGWAPQCPRPCIRGGICCAAPLRPAGPRVQAGGQGQKGLQGLFGGQPGPCRSASGALLGPGPSPPGSHCQ; encoded by the exons ATGGAGAAGCGGGCGACCGCGGGGCCGGAGGGGGCGCCGGGCGCCCGGGCACAGCTCGCCGTCGTCTGCCTGG TGAACATCGTCCTCACTGGGCGGCTCAGCAGCGCAGTCCCTGCCTTAG CTGCCTGCAGCGGAAAGCTGGAACAGCACACGGAACGGCGCGGTGTCATCTacagcccagcctggcccctcAACTACCCGCCGGGCACCAACTGCAGCTGGTACATCCAGGGTGACCGTGGGGATATGATCACCATCAG CTTCCGCAACTTTGACGTGGAGGAGTCCCATCAGTGCTCCCTGGACTGGCTCATGCTGGGCCCAGCAGCCCCGCCCCGCCAGGAGGCCTTCCGGCTCTGTGGCTCTGCCATCCCGCCTGCCTTCATCTCTGCCCGGGACCACGTCTGGATCTTCTTCCACTCTGACGCCTCCAGCTCCGGCCAAGCCCAGGGCTTCCGTCTCTCGTACATCCGAG GGAAGCTGGGCCAGGCGTCCTGCCAGGCAGACGAGTTCCGCTGTGATAACGGCAAGTGCCTGCCCGGGCCGTGGCAATGCAACACTGTGGACGAGTGTGGCGACGGCTCTGACGAGGGCAACTGCTCGGCGCCTGCCTCTGAGCCACCCGGCAGCCTGTGCCCGGGGGGCACCTTCCCCTGCAGCGGGGCGCGCTCCACGCGCTGCCTGCCCGCCGAGCGGCGCTGCGATGGCACCCAGGACTGCGGGGATGGCTCCGACGAGGCCGGCTGCCCCGACCTGGCGTGTGGCCGGCGGCTGGGCAGCTTCTACGGCTCCTTCGCCTCCCCGGACCTGTTTGGCGCAGCCCGTGGGCCCTCGGACCTTCACTGCACGTGGCTGGTGGACACGCAGGACCCGCGGCGCGTGCTGCTGCAGCTGGAGCTGCGGCTGGGCTACGACGACTACGTGCAGGTGTACGAGGGCCTGGGCGAGCGCGGGGACCGCCTGCTGCAGACGCTGTCCTACCGCAGCAACCACCGGCCCGTGAGCCTGGAGGCCGCCCAGGGCCGCCTCACCGTGGCCTACCACGCCCGCGCCCGCAGCGCCGGCCACGGCTTCAACGCCACCTATCAGGTGAAGGGCTACTGCCTCCCGTGGGAGCAGCCGTGTGGGAGCAGCAGCGAGGGGGCCGCGGGGGACGCGGGCGAGCAGGGCTGCTTCTCGGAGCCGCAGCGCTGCGACGGCTGGTGGCACTGTGCCAGCGGCCGCGACGAGCAGGGCTGCCCCGCCTGCCCGCCCGACCAGTACCCCTGCGAGGGCGGCAGCGGCCTGTGCTACGCGCCCGCCGACCGCTGCAACAACCAGAAGAGCTGCCCCGACGGCGCCGACGAGAAGAACTGCTTCTCCTGCCAGCCCGGCACCTTCCACTGCGGCACCAACCTGTGCATCTTCGAGACGTGGCGCTGCGACGGCCAGGAGGACTGCCAGGACGGCAGCGACGAGCACGGCTGTCTGGCGGCGGTGCCGCGGAAGGTCATCACCGCCGCCCTCATCGGCAGCCTGGTGTGCGGCCTGCTGCTAGTCATCGCCCTGGGCTGCGCCTTCAAGCTCTACTCGCTGCGCACGCAGGAGTACAG GGCCTTCGAGACCCAGATGACGCGCCTGGAGGCTGAGTTTGTGCGGCGGGAGGCACCCCCGTCCTATGGGCAGCTCATCGCGCAGGGCCTCATTCCGCCCGTGGAGGACTTTCCCGTCTACAGTGCGTCCCAG CCACCGCCCCACCCTCCAGGCCTCGGTGCTACAGAACCTTCGCACAGCCATGCGGAGACAGATGCGCAGGCACGCCTCCCGCCGAGGGCCCTCCCGCCGCCGCCTCGGCCGCCTCTGGAACCGGCTCTTTCACCGGCCGCGGGCACCGCGGGGACAGATCCCACTGCTGACCGCTGCGCGCACCTCACAGACGGTGCTGGGGGACGGGCTCCTCCAGCCTGCACCGGGGACCACCCCAGATCCCCCAGCACCCCTCACGGACACAGGCAGCCCTGTAGTGGCTGGGGATGGGCCCCCCAGTGTCCCAGGCCATGCATCAGAGGCGGGATCTGCTGTGCCGCCCCCCTCCGGCCTGCGGGACCCAGAGTGCAGGCTGGGGGACAAGGACAGAAAGGCCTGCAGGGACTCTTTGGTGGACAGCCTGGCCCCTGCCGAAGCGCCTCGGGAGCCCTGCTCGGCCCAGGACCCTCACCCCCTGGCTCCCACTGCCAGTAG